A genome region from Akkermansiaceae bacterium includes the following:
- a CDS encoding DUF1501 domain-containing protein — protein MNPCTDYQITRRRMLKLFSASMLGMPISRLMADTIPGQGHAEHVVLFWNSGGMSHLDTWDPKPGRKVQGEFAPIKTSVDGMEISEIFPQLAKQMHHAALIRSIAGTNGDHGRAQYELQTGFNQSPNILHPGLGSIVVHEREPLGDLPAFISISGQASRAGYLGQQCEAYYVGRPGDKDPYLAFPEGISHARGMQRLQVLEAMNRRTSGTLGASELKASETALKDAVALMESPALKAFELDEEQPQTIARYGNTEFGRGALLARRLVEKGVRFVQVNRGGFDNHGNIFQAMRDHGAVMDPAIASLISDLKANGLLSKTLVVVLSEFGRTPRINDGAGRDHWARCFSCMMAGGGLRGGTIIGSSDEDGMDPATRPVKVHDLHATLCHALGIDLQKEVITPQGRPMRLLQKEAQPITELFA, from the coding sequence ATGAACCCCTGCACCGACTACCAGATCACCCGCCGCCGCATGCTGAAACTTTTCAGCGCCTCGATGCTCGGGATGCCGATCAGCCGCCTGATGGCCGACACCATCCCGGGGCAAGGCCACGCCGAGCATGTCGTCCTTTTCTGGAACAGTGGGGGCATGAGCCACCTCGATACCTGGGATCCGAAGCCCGGCCGCAAGGTGCAGGGCGAGTTCGCTCCGATCAAGACCTCGGTCGATGGCATGGAGATCTCGGAAATTTTCCCGCAGCTCGCCAAGCAGATGCACCACGCCGCGCTGATCCGCTCCATTGCCGGGACGAACGGCGACCACGGCCGCGCACAGTACGAGCTCCAGACCGGCTTCAACCAATCGCCCAACATCCTGCATCCCGGGCTTGGCTCCATCGTCGTCCATGAACGTGAGCCGCTCGGCGATCTCCCCGCCTTCATCAGCATCAGCGGCCAGGCGTCCCGCGCCGGATATCTCGGCCAACAATGCGAGGCGTATTACGTGGGCCGCCCCGGCGACAAGGATCCCTATCTCGCGTTTCCTGAAGGCATCAGCCACGCGCGCGGCATGCAGCGGCTCCAGGTTTTGGAAGCCATGAACCGCCGCACTTCCGGCACGCTTGGTGCCTCCGAGCTGAAAGCCTCCGAAACGGCGCTCAAAGATGCCGTCGCCCTGATGGAAAGCCCGGCGCTCAAAGCCTTCGAGCTGGATGAGGAACAACCCCAGACGATAGCCCGCTACGGCAACACGGAATTCGGGCGCGGCGCGCTGCTTGCCCGCAGGCTGGTGGAAAAGGGGGTCCGCTTCGTCCAGGTGAATCGCGGCGGATTCGACAACCACGGCAACATTTTCCAGGCCATGCGCGACCACGGCGCGGTGATGGATCCCGCCATCGCCTCCCTCATCTCCGACCTCAAGGCAAACGGCCTGCTTTCGAAAACCCTCGTGGTCGTGCTCAGCGAATTCGGCCGCACCCCGCGCATCAACGACGGAGCGGGCCGCGACCACTGGGCGCGCTGCTTCAGTTGCATGATGGCGGGCGGGGGCCTGCGCGGGGGAACCATCATCGGCTCCTCCGACGAGGACGGGATGGATCCAGCCACACGCCCCGTGAAAGTCCACGACCTCCACGCCACCCTCTGCCACGCCCTCGGCATCGATCTCCAGAAAGAGGTCATCACCCCGCAAGGCCGGCCGATGCGCCTCCTGCAAAAGGAAGCCCAACCGATCACCGAACTGTTTGCCTGA
- a CDS encoding autotransporter-associated beta strand repeat-containing protein, with amino-acid sequence MKPKAFLRHSILASSALFAAPLAQAATYTWSDVVNGTAVSANWSAGTNWTAAPVSAADTTLSFGMTYGSNSTAETNTLTNDVANPFQLNVLTFAGNTPGAANGTNVATVNIAGSPLSLVLNGATAPRVNLNSNRSNGQGVVYNVQSNVSLAAGTLFTGNGTATFNFSGIVSGTSGFSKTGTSTLTLSNASNDFTGGVTLSGGNLTGGGLALANVSALGSNAISVTGNSTISATSGTVSNTFNITDGVTLGLRAIGATGTTTTFSSAITGAVGITLVQGPVTSNIVNLSSTNNTFTGNLTLPTASGTNDFINFASIGDGGSIIFGRASWLANVRYTGAANLTLNTRNIALASTIGIAAGVDGSGNPSHMFENNGTGTVTINSAMGVTSTATSTIFFLGGSNAGNNTFAGAIADPTGANTLGIGKSGAGKWILSNSANSYEGNVLVHQGTLSVSDIDVAANAQSLGKGSLIQLGYRTSQTSGTLEYTGSANATTDKQIQVGFLANSTNTNFAAGGVILNNGLGTLTFSNTTFNSIAGVPGTSTVDRTLTLGGSNTGANTISGTIQDNLLGAAQVSVSKTDAGTWVLGGANSYTGTTSVTGGTLLINGSTSSTSLVTVGASGTLGGNGVVGGNTTVNGSLRPGNSPGVLEFGANLTLGSTSISTMEIGGITRDTQYDGVNVAGAMAYGGTLSIDLTTLFGGGSYTFDLFNLTNAPTGNFTAVNLTGSYTGTLTNNLGVWTTTTNSANESWTFTQSTGDLSLVVIPEPSAALLGALGALALLRRRR; translated from the coding sequence ATGAAACCAAAAGCATTCCTCCGCCACTCCATCCTTGCCTCCAGCGCGCTGTTCGCGGCTCCACTCGCACAGGCAGCAACCTACACATGGTCTGATGTCGTCAACGGCACGGCTGTTTCCGCGAATTGGTCCGCCGGCACGAACTGGACGGCGGCGCCTGTAAGCGCGGCTGACACCACCCTGAGCTTCGGCATGACTTACGGCTCCAACTCCACAGCCGAGACGAATACCTTGACCAACGATGTCGCCAACCCGTTCCAGTTGAACGTGCTGACTTTTGCCGGCAACACTCCTGGCGCAGCCAACGGAACAAACGTCGCCACCGTCAACATCGCCGGGAGTCCGTTGAGCCTCGTGCTCAACGGTGCGACCGCACCTAGGGTCAATCTGAACTCCAACCGATCCAACGGGCAAGGTGTGGTTTATAATGTGCAGAGCAATGTTTCTCTCGCCGCCGGCACCCTCTTCACCGGCAACGGCACCGCTACATTCAACTTCAGCGGGATCGTCAGTGGCACTTCCGGTTTCTCCAAAACCGGCACCAGCACCTTGACCCTTTCCAATGCGAGCAACGACTTCACCGGCGGCGTCACCCTTTCCGGCGGCAATCTTACCGGCGGCGGTCTGGCTCTCGCGAATGTATCGGCTCTTGGCAGTAACGCCATTTCGGTCACCGGAAACTCAACAATTTCCGCCACCTCGGGTACTGTCTCAAACACCTTCAACATCACCGATGGCGTGACCTTGGGTCTGCGGGCTATCGGTGCGACCGGCACCACAACCACCTTCAGTTCGGCGATCACCGGCGCAGTCGGCATCACCCTGGTGCAGGGACCAGTCACAAGCAACATTGTCAACCTATCCAGCACGAACAACACATTCACGGGTAACCTCACCTTGCCTACAGCATCAGGCACCAATGATTTCATCAATTTTGCGAGCATCGGCGACGGTGGATCGATCATCTTCGGCAGAGCCTCGTGGCTTGCGAACGTCCGCTATACCGGCGCAGCAAATTTGACCTTGAACACCCGCAACATCGCGCTGGCCAGCACTATTGGTATAGCTGCTGGTGTTGATGGAAGCGGCAACCCGTCTCACATGTTCGAGAACAACGGCACAGGCACCGTTACCATCAACTCGGCCATGGGGGTGACTAGCACGGCCACCTCAACTATCTTTTTCCTCGGCGGCAGCAATGCGGGCAATAACACCTTCGCCGGAGCCATCGCCGATCCGACCGGAGCCAATACCCTCGGAATCGGCAAGTCGGGAGCCGGCAAGTGGATTCTATCCAACAGCGCGAATTCCTATGAGGGCAACGTGCTTGTGCACCAAGGCACCCTATCTGTCAGTGATATTGATGTGGCAGCCAATGCCCAGTCGCTTGGCAAGGGCTCCCTCATCCAGTTGGGGTATCGGACTTCGCAGACTTCCGGCACGCTGGAATACACGGGTTCTGCAAATGCTACCACGGACAAACAAATCCAGGTTGGTTTCCTGGCGAACTCGACAAATACTAATTTTGCTGCTGGAGGTGTGATCCTCAACAACGGTCTAGGCACGCTGACCTTTTCCAACACCACATTCAACTCAATTGCTGGTGTCCCCGGCACCTCAACGGTTGACCGCACGCTGACCCTCGGCGGCTCCAACACGGGTGCCAACACCATCTCGGGCACCATCCAAGATAACCTACTGGGAGCTGCACAGGTATCGGTAAGCAAAACCGATGCAGGCACCTGGGTGCTCGGCGGTGCCAACAGCTACACGGGCACGACGAGTGTAACTGGCGGCACCTTGCTCATCAACGGCAGCACCTCCTCGACAAGCTTGGTCACGGTGGGAGCATCGGGCACTCTCGGTGGCAACGGCGTGGTGGGCGGCAACACCACGGTGAACGGCTCCCTGCGCCCCGGCAACAGCCCGGGCGTGCTTGAGTTCGGTGCCAACCTCACGCTCGGCTCGACATCCATCAGCACGATGGAGATCGGCGGCATCACCCGCGACACCCAATACGACGGGGTGAACGTGGCGGGAGCCATGGCCTACGGTGGCACCCTGTCCATCGACCTCACCACCCTCTTCGGTGGCGGCAGCTATACCTTCGACCTGTTCAACCTTACGAACGCGCCCACCGGCAACTTTACCGCCGTCAATCTCACCGGCAGCTACACCGGCACGCTCACCAACAACCTGGGCGTCTGGACGACGACGACGAACTCCGCCAACGAGTCCTGGACCTTCACCCAAAGCACCGGCGATCTCAGCTTGGTTGTCATCCCGGAGCCATCCGCAGCCCTGCTCGGAGCCCTCGGAGCGCTCGCCCTGCTCCGCCGCCGCCGCTGA
- a CDS encoding tetratricopeptide repeat protein, with protein sequence MSKLSPLFLLTLILALPVSAQEKAERGSIIEDRAARKLLQAGDTRLELGENEKALEIWESVVERYPRSKIRFEAHLRLADHLLNESKDYDKARVHFEAAASDANEDDAQRAHAFLNIGACFYEAGNYGKCFTVLRDVIERFPTAPEVNEAYHYIGLGHFKLGHYSRAIEALEKVGTAVSPQDSRNGKVEAGKRLYIKIDDKDFAILPPGAKVTATCTTKNGDKETVDCDPVGRHPRLTLGSIATASGSPVPGNGILEVRGGDVVSVSYTDAHTASKAFDEPRTKQIMVVGNGIPRITDGSYGQDLQAAVIGKAIHLQVTDADLDVSENADEHTAEIQVFRRKTAEEIDDEVARGVASGELTEGPDGEDMKTKIDPLLLLRSLPVILKESDEPGVFRSAIPLLTGSTGDALTAEPGQIIRLVYRDEIHLGEGTLVRSAEARVIEGNLGEMRVTRTEISDEELSLKTSLRTATALTEVGNHYKEFGLSDKADLKYAEALDSCETILADSKKLGGKMLEETYVQLWRIYFAMDELDLALGMSKRLLAEFPTSAFVDEAMLQQAHVERKRENHARAISLYTSVAKLPNSPLRGEGQYFVGECYEEMALKPGQRDSARLFENAFLAYQKVFDQFPDSGRVGDAVAKMAAFYYQKEDYARAVDVFENVLADYPDANFLDVILFNYGRCLYKLDRKPEARKKFEQLVNDYPESEISQEAHKIAEALTKAGF encoded by the coding sequence ATGAGCAAACTTTCTCCCCTTTTCCTGCTCACCCTCATCCTGGCACTTCCGGTCTCCGCCCAGGAAAAAGCCGAGCGCGGTTCGATCATCGAGGACAGGGCCGCCCGCAAGCTACTGCAGGCCGGCGATACCCGTCTTGAGCTCGGTGAAAACGAGAAGGCGCTGGAGATCTGGGAATCCGTCGTCGAGCGCTACCCGCGCAGCAAGATCCGCTTCGAGGCGCATCTCCGGCTCGCCGACCATTTGCTAAATGAAAGCAAGGACTACGACAAGGCGCGCGTCCACTTCGAGGCCGCGGCAAGCGATGCGAACGAGGACGATGCCCAGCGCGCCCACGCATTCCTGAACATCGGTGCATGCTTTTACGAAGCGGGGAACTACGGCAAGTGCTTCACCGTCCTGCGCGATGTCATCGAGCGTTTCCCCACCGCTCCGGAGGTGAACGAAGCCTACCACTACATCGGCCTCGGCCATTTCAAGCTGGGTCATTACAGCCGCGCCATCGAAGCGCTTGAAAAGGTTGGCACCGCCGTCTCTCCGCAAGACTCGCGCAACGGCAAGGTCGAGGCGGGCAAGCGGCTATACATCAAGATCGACGACAAGGACTTCGCGATCCTCCCGCCGGGCGCGAAGGTCACCGCGACCTGCACCACGAAAAACGGCGACAAGGAAACAGTCGATTGCGATCCCGTGGGACGCCATCCACGGCTCACGCTCGGCAGCATCGCGACCGCATCCGGCTCACCCGTTCCCGGCAACGGCATCCTCGAGGTGCGCGGCGGGGACGTGGTCAGTGTCAGCTACACCGACGCGCACACAGCCTCGAAAGCGTTCGACGAACCCCGCACCAAGCAAATCATGGTGGTCGGCAACGGCATCCCGCGGATCACGGATGGCTCCTACGGCCAGGATCTCCAGGCTGCGGTGATCGGGAAAGCCATTCACCTCCAGGTCACCGACGCCGACCTCGATGTCAGCGAAAATGCCGACGAACACACCGCAGAAATCCAGGTTTTCCGCAGGAAGACTGCGGAGGAGATCGACGACGAGGTCGCGCGCGGCGTTGCCAGCGGCGAGCTCACCGAAGGCCCGGACGGCGAGGACATGAAGACGAAGATCGATCCGCTGCTGCTGCTCCGCAGCCTGCCGGTGATACTCAAGGAATCGGATGAACCGGGCGTTTTCCGAAGCGCGATCCCCCTGCTTACCGGCAGCACCGGGGACGCGCTCACGGCGGAGCCCGGCCAGATCATCCGGCTCGTTTACCGCGACGAAATCCACCTCGGCGAGGGCACGCTCGTCCGCAGCGCGGAGGCAAGGGTGATCGAGGGCAACCTCGGCGAAATGCGAGTCACCCGCACCGAGATCTCCGATGAAGAACTGAGCCTGAAAACCAGCCTCCGCACAGCGACGGCGCTCACCGAGGTAGGAAACCACTACAAGGAATTCGGTCTCAGCGACAAAGCGGACCTGAAATACGCCGAGGCGCTCGATTCCTGCGAGACAATCCTGGCGGACTCGAAGAAACTCGGCGGGAAAATGCTGGAGGAAACCTACGTCCAGCTCTGGCGCATCTACTTCGCGATGGACGAGCTCGACCTCGCGCTAGGCATGAGCAAGCGCCTGCTTGCCGAGTTCCCCACCAGCGCCTTCGTGGACGAGGCGATGCTCCAGCAGGCGCATGTAGAGCGGAAACGCGAGAACCATGCCCGCGCGATCAGCCTCTACACCAGCGTCGCCAAACTCCCCAACAGCCCGCTGCGCGGCGAGGGCCAGTATTTCGTCGGCGAGTGCTACGAGGAAATGGCACTCAAGCCCGGCCAGCGCGATTCCGCCCGCCTGTTCGAGAACGCATTCCTCGCCTACCAGAAGGTCTTCGACCAGTTCCCTGACTCCGGGCGTGTCGGCGACGCGGTCGCAAAGATGGCCGCTTTCTATTACCAGAAGGAGGACTACGCCCGCGCCGTCGATGTCTTCGAAAACGTCCTCGCCGACTATCCCGACGCGAATTTCCTCGATGTGATCCTCTTCAACTACGGCCGCTGCCTCTACAAGCTCGACCGCAAGCCCGAGGCGCGGAAAAAGTTCGAACAACTCGTCAACGACTACCCGGAAAGCGAGATCTCCCAGGAGGCGCACAAGATCGCCGAAGCACTAACCAAGGCGGGGTTTTGA
- a CDS encoding autotransporter-associated beta strand repeat-containing protein, which translates to MKPKFRNLLVAGSALLTISYAHASTLYWDGADTGPNAQGGAGTWITGGTNWDALAFGGADTAWANGDTAVFGGTAGTATIGTGGVTVGGLTFNTTAYTIAAGTNGLTFSSGNNSVSNIMVGATTAATITGTVGGTGANLILSSHPLSNSTLTFSGISAGGWTGTTTINSNYTLATTTTSGNINRVLNSTSGITLNGGAIQFNRATNAGLGAISDTAAITVNGGGTFGVTSADAGGASANETIGAVTVNSGQMNFNWTNGASSGAQMILGASGSGNLVVNGTGAVTFSGALGTTGRWKVTGAGSTTPGEIIGAWATTGAANGIGAQNDYAVYASDFVAAAGIAATAESAWSISHAIGSNYTLQNPGGASASAANGRLTATRNVNTVRNTSGVANITSVDTTLETITITGSSFANGDVVQVGGTAPGGLANNAAYYVVGASGASFQLASTPGGTAINLTSAGTGNVGGGITLSSGNNLGTFGILNGSTAFLPIGRGTTGGQVTLPTNAAGNLYVTAGSAGIGIDAPIVDPGTGNGLTLVKGGSSGLFLSGTNTYTGGTVVNSGTLQFNNAGSWVSGQDLSFGGAGTVVANFSGTLTGGTLKAEQGAVAVINGLSAITFSSTTGTGTIVRNGGNGNVGNLNLGNAGGFTGNLQISQASGTNPRPTVVFSNLGDGGALQYGGGQGDSNQKVTFQFNGSSPLTWDTRQVQILPRSGGNNAARSMILENNSTDAANTLTINTDLLNSGDRTNQGFILGGSNTGNNTFGGDIGNSTLNGAALNLYKSGAGKWILSGTNTFTGGIAVNGTLSVGTLNDNVPPGPLGSGSNSIQLGGIEQRFSGTGTENILGGTTSGTLEYTGGAVTSARAFFVGGNVAGDTGGGGINNNGSGAITFTATNFNPTQAGITATRTLTLGGSNTGTNDIQGIIQDNTATTGKLNLTKSNAGTWRLSSADSTYSGVTTLSGGGGILEVSKLADGGSNSSIGTSPNAATNLLLGNTSTLRYVGAGDSTDRSFTINGTAAGNQATLDASGSGAINFTNTASPAYGTANQSRVLFLAGTNTGDNTLAANIANNGSGAVQIQKNGTGKWVLTGTNSFSGAVTVANGTLSIPTINNAATNGTLGNQVAGTAVVLGSNGNTGVLSYTGTGAPQTAGTISNKTFSLATGGTGVIEVTNAGSTLTLSNNTASQGIIGAGNFEKKGPGILALQGGNAASTYSGSTTISEGTLQLGLNTTSGALSLNTTSITIASGASLAINRSNAVTQAAGGILGNGTIPLTGDGSFVQMGGGVTTLTLGNTYTGGTTVSNGTLLVNNTSGSGTGTGSVTVGATGTLGGTGVISGAVNVTGVLSPGASIQSLATGALNMASGSTFVYEAADNTPTGADLLGVNGGLTLSGVILSLDPTTLSALGAGGWSGGDKLTLISYIFGGTEVTSGFTDGTNPYLDDTNYSFGSNVWTFNYNDTTAGGNFLADATANGQNRFVTFTLIPEPSTALLGALGAMLLLRRRR; encoded by the coding sequence ATGAAACCGAAATTCCGTAATCTGCTCGTTGCCGGCAGCGCCCTGCTGACCATCTCTTATGCCCACGCATCCACTCTATACTGGGATGGTGCTGATACCGGTCCAAACGCGCAAGGCGGCGCGGGCACTTGGATCACCGGTGGCACGAACTGGGACGCATTGGCCTTTGGTGGTGCCGACACCGCATGGGCGAACGGAGACACCGCCGTCTTCGGAGGCACGGCGGGCACGGCCACCATTGGCACGGGCGGCGTCACCGTGGGCGGACTCACCTTCAACACCACCGCCTACACGATCGCGGCCGGGACGAACGGCCTCACCTTCTCCTCAGGAAACAACTCCGTTTCCAACATCATGGTCGGCGCCACCACCGCAGCCACCATCACCGGCACGGTGGGCGGGACGGGGGCGAATCTCATTCTCTCATCCCACCCCCTCTCCAACTCAACGCTCACCTTCAGCGGCATTTCCGCAGGCGGTTGGACGGGCACGACGACGATCAATTCCAACTACACCCTCGCGACCACCACCACGAGCGGCAACATCAACCGGGTGCTGAACAGCACCAGCGGCATCACGCTCAACGGTGGTGCCATCCAGTTCAACCGCGCGACCAACGCCGGGCTCGGCGCCATCAGCGACACGGCGGCCATCACGGTGAACGGCGGCGGCACATTTGGCGTGACCTCGGCGGATGCCGGCGGTGCCAGCGCCAACGAAACCATCGGTGCCGTGACGGTGAACTCGGGGCAGATGAACTTCAACTGGACGAACGGCGCCAGCAGCGGCGCGCAGATGATTTTGGGTGCCAGTGGCTCAGGCAATCTTGTTGTGAATGGCACCGGCGCGGTGACATTTTCCGGTGCCTTGGGCACAACCGGCAGGTGGAAGGTCACAGGCGCGGGATCGACAACTCCAGGCGAGATTATCGGTGCCTGGGCCACCACCGGTGCTGCCAACGGCATTGGCGCCCAGAACGACTACGCCGTTTATGCCTCCGACTTTGTCGCCGCCGCGGGCATCGCCGCCACGGCGGAGAGCGCTTGGTCTATAAGCCATGCTATCGGCAGCAATTACACCCTTCAAAATCCCGGCGGCGCGTCAGCGTCGGCGGCAAACGGCAGACTCACCGCCACCCGCAACGTGAATACCGTGCGCAACACGTCCGGTGTTGCAAACATTACCTCGGTGGATACCACCCTCGAGACCATCACCATTACCGGAAGCTCCTTTGCCAATGGCGATGTGGTGCAGGTCGGCGGCACCGCGCCGGGTGGCTTGGCCAACAACGCCGCATACTACGTGGTTGGCGCCTCGGGGGCAAGCTTCCAACTCGCCAGCACTCCCGGAGGCACGGCGATCAACCTGACCAGCGCCGGAACCGGCAACGTGGGTGGTGGCATCACGCTCTCCTCTGGGAACAACCTCGGGACTTTCGGCATCCTCAATGGTTCCACGGCATTCCTGCCCATCGGACGGGGCACCACCGGTGGCCAGGTCACGCTGCCCACCAATGCGGCCGGCAACCTGTATGTCACCGCTGGCTCCGCCGGCATTGGCATCGACGCCCCGATCGTTGACCCCGGCACTGGCAATGGCCTCACCCTGGTCAAGGGCGGTTCAAGCGGTCTCTTCCTTTCCGGCACCAACACCTACACCGGCGGCACCGTTGTCAATTCCGGCACGCTCCAGTTCAACAATGCGGGCTCCTGGGTCAGCGGCCAAGACCTGTCCTTCGGTGGCGCAGGCACCGTCGTGGCCAACTTTAGTGGAACACTCACCGGCGGCACGCTGAAGGCCGAACAAGGGGCGGTGGCGGTGATCAACGGCTTGTCGGCCATCACCTTCAGCTCGACCACGGGCACGGGAACGATTGTCCGCAACGGAGGCAACGGCAATGTGGGCAACCTCAATCTGGGCAATGCCGGCGGCTTCACCGGCAATCTCCAAATCAGCCAGGCCAGTGGCACCAACCCCCGGCCAACCGTCGTCTTCTCCAATCTCGGCGACGGTGGTGCGCTGCAATACGGCGGCGGCCAGGGCGACTCGAACCAGAAGGTCACCTTCCAGTTCAACGGGTCCAGCCCGCTGACCTGGGATACGCGCCAAGTCCAGATCCTGCCCCGATCTGGCGGCAACAACGCCGCGCGCAGCATGATTCTCGAAAACAACAGCACTGACGCCGCCAACACGCTGACCATCAACACGGATTTGCTGAACAGCGGAGACCGGACGAACCAAGGCTTTATCTTGGGCGGCAGCAACACGGGCAACAACACCTTTGGCGGGGACATCGGCAACTCGACGCTGAACGGTGCCGCGCTGAACCTGTACAAGTCCGGCGCAGGCAAGTGGATCCTTTCCGGAACCAACACCTTCACTGGCGGAATCGCCGTCAACGGCACACTCTCGGTGGGCACGTTGAACGATAACGTACCGCCCGGCCCCCTTGGCAGCGGCAGCAACTCCATCCAGCTCGGCGGCATCGAGCAGCGGTTCAGCGGCACGGGAACTGAAAACATTCTCGGCGGCACCACTTCCGGCACCCTGGAATACACCGGCGGTGCCGTGACTTCGGCGCGCGCGTTCTTTGTCGGCGGCAATGTCGCTGGAGACACCGGCGGCGGCGGCATCAATAACAACGGCTCGGGTGCAATCACCTTCACCGCCACCAACTTCAACCCGACCCAAGCCGGCATCACCGCCACCCGCACGCTGACGCTGGGCGGCTCTAACACCGGCACCAACGACATCCAGGGCATCATCCAGGACAATACCGCTACGACCGGCAAGCTCAACCTCACCAAATCCAACGCGGGAACCTGGAGGCTGTCATCGGCCGACAGCACCTACAGCGGAGTGACGACCCTCAGCGGGGGAGGCGGCATCCTTGAGGTTTCCAAGCTCGCCGACGGCGGCAGCAACAGCAGCATCGGCACTTCCCCGAACGCCGCGACAAACCTGCTGCTGGGCAACACCTCCACGCTCCGTTACGTCGGCGCGGGCGATAGCACCGACCGCTCTTTCACGATCAACGGAACGGCAGCCGGCAACCAGGCCACCCTCGATGCTTCCGGTTCGGGCGCGATCAATTTCACCAACACGGCCAGCCCCGCCTACGGAACCGCCAACCAATCCCGCGTCTTGTTCCTTGCCGGCACGAACACCGGTGACAACACGCTTGCGGCCAACATCGCCAACAACGGCAGCGGTGCCGTCCAGATACAGAAGAACGGAACCGGCAAGTGGGTGCTGACCGGAACGAACAGCTTCTCCGGCGCGGTGACCGTCGCCAACGGAACGCTCTCGATCCCCACCATCAACAACGCGGCCACGAACGGCACGCTCGGCAACCAGGTGGCGGGAACGGCGGTCGTCCTCGGTTCCAATGGCAACACCGGCGTCCTCAGCTACACCGGAACCGGAGCTCCCCAAACGGCCGGAACGATCAGCAACAAGACCTTCTCCCTGGCCACCGGTGGCACGGGCGTGATCGAGGTCACCAATGCCGGCTCTACCCTGACGCTGAGCAACAACACCGCCAGCCAAGGCATTATCGGCGCGGGCAACTTCGAGAAGAAGGGCCCCGGTATCCTGGCTCTCCAGGGCGGCAACGCCGCCAGCACCTACTCGGGCAGCACGACGATCTCCGAGGGCACGCTCCAGCTGGGTCTCAACACCACCTCGGGCGCCCTGTCGCTCAATACCACCAGCATCACCATTGCATCGGGGGCGAGCCTTGCCATCAACCGTTCCAACGCAGTCACACAGGCTGCCGGAGGGATTTTGGGTAATGGAACGATCCCGCTCACCGGCGACGGCTCGTTCGTCCAGATGGGCGGCGGCGTGACGACCCTCACCCTGGGCAACACCTACACCGGCGGCACCACGGTCAGCAACGGCACGCTTTTGGTCAACAACACCAGCGGATCCGGAACCGGCACGGGCAGCGTGACGGTGGGAGCCACCGGCACGCTCGGCGGCACGGGTGTGATCAGCGGCGCGGTCAATGTCACCGGCGTCCTTTCGCCCGGCGCGAGCATCCAGAGCCTCGCCACCGGAGCGCTCAACATGGCCTCCGGCTCCACCTTCGTTTACGAGGCGGCGGACAACACCCCGACCGGCGCCGACCTTCTCGGCGTCAACGGTGGCCTTACCCTCAGCGGAGTGATCCTGAGCCTCGATCCGACAACGCTAAGCGCGCTGGGTGCCGGCGGATGGTCCGGTGGCGACAAGCTCACGCTGATCAGCTACATCTTCGGCGGAACGGAAGTCACCTCGGGATTCACAGATGGAACAAACCCCTATCTGGATGATACCAATTACAGCTTCGGCTCCAACGTCTGGACATTCAATTACAACGACACGACTGCGGGAGGCAACTTCCTTGCCGACGCAACGGCCAACGGCCAGAACCGCTTCGTGACCTTTACGCTGATCCCCGAGCCAAGCACCGCGTTGCTCGGAGCCCTCGGTGCCATGCTCCTCCTGCGCCGCCGCAGGTAG